In Aeromicrobium wangtongii, the DNA window CTCGAGACCGACCAGACCGTCGCCCACCGTGAGGCGAGCCGGACGGCCTGGACCGACAGTCCCTGCACCTCTGGCCCTGACGAGGGCAGCAGGAACGCCGCCCCCAGCAGGAACCCGACCACCGCGATGGCCGCGAGGTCCGTCACCAGCTTGAGCAGCGGCACCGCCCAGCCGACCAGGAGGCCGGGGTCGGCGATGCCGACGGGCGCCTGCTCCGGCGACCCGCCGCCGAGCACCAGGAAGGCGATCAGCGACAGGCCGGCGACGACGAAGCCGACCGTGGTGTCACGCAGCGTCTGGGTCATTGCGCCTCCTGAGCGGTGCGAGAAGCAGTCCCAGCGCGACGACCGCCGCGAGGATGCCCCAGAAGAGGTGTGAGCTGTGCCGGTGCACGAAGGACTCCTGATCGGTATCGGTGGGGGTGGCTGCCGTGACGGCGCGACCGGCGGTCACGTCGTAGGTCACGGTGCCGGTCACGGGGTGGCCGTCGGACGAGACGATCCGGAACGAGGCGCGATAGGTGCCGCGTTGGTCGACATCGGCGACGGTGGCGGTCAGATCCGGGCCGACGGCCCGGATCCCGGTGACGTCGACCTGCGTCCCGTCGGGGGCCGCGATCGCGACGTCGGCGGGCTTGCCCACGTTCTGGTTGAAGGTGAGCGTGATCTGGGTGGGTGCCGCCGCCAGGGTCGTCCCGTCCGCCGGGTCCGAGGAGACCAGGGCCGCGTGCGCGCTCGCGGGTGCCGCGCCGAGCCCGGCGGCCGCGAGCAGCACGGGAACCACGAGCCCCAGGACGATCCCGCGGAGCACGACGACGTTATGCACGTCGTCGATTCTGTCTCAGGGCGACAACCAGCGCGGCTGCGGCGACGACGAGGGCTGCTCCGCCCAGCCACGTGCCGAGCTCGGTGCCCTCGTCCGCCGAGGCGTCCGACCCGCCCGCTGAGTGCGCGGTCGTCCCGTGCCCACCGTCGCCGGCAGCGGCGGCGAGGGTCAGCACCGGTCGCGGGTGCTCGGGCTCCGTGTCGCCGGTCTGCTCCTGGTCCCAGTCGACGACCTCGCCGTCGCTGTACGTCTGCTGGGCGGAGAATCCGACCGACGAGGCGTCCGGAAACGGGCCGGCCGAGATCGCGAACTCGTCGAACTGTCCGACCGGTGTGCCCTCCCCCTCGGCCGTCCAGGTGATCGTGCTGACCGCCTCGGTGAGCTCGAAGTCGCCGGTCTTGACCGGCTTGTCGAAGGTCGTCGTGGTCGTCTTGACCGTCCAGCCCGGCTTGGCGCCGGTCGAGACGAAGGCGAACGGTGTGTCGGCCGGCAGGGTCACGACGAGCTTGGTCGTGGTGGCGGCATCGGACTCGTTGGGGACCCGGAACACGACCTTGCCGAATCCGCCCTGCGCCGCATCGGTCGACGAGACGCCGACGTGGGCCGAGGCAGGGGCGGCGACGGCCACGAGGGCAGCCGTCGTGAGCGCAGCACCGAGCCGCGCGAGAGTGCGTGTCATGAAAATGGGTTCCTTGCTGAGATGGAGTGAACGGCTGGTCAGACGAGGCCGACCGGCGGTCCTCTCCGCGACCGCACGCAGGCGAGCCACAGCTCGTGCGGCGAGGTCAGTGCGACGACCGCGCGCACCGGACGCAGGTGCGGCGCCCGCACGAGCCGGCCCCGCGAGGGCAGGACCCGTCGGACCAACCGGCGGCCCATCTCCCACACGAACCGCTCGCCGTACGCCAGGACGGCGACGCTGACGCCGGTGGCTGCCAGGTGCCCGGCGATCATGCCGGGACCCATCGTCATCTCGCCCGAGCCGCCGGCAAGGTGCACGCCCGCCTGGCACAGCACCAGCAGCCCCAGCAGCTGGCCCGGGGTGACCCGGCGTGCGGACAGCAGCCACGCGACGCCTCCGGAACCGGCCAGCACCGCCGCGACGGCTCCCGTCGGCATCGGCCCACCCGCGAACCGGTGTCCCAGCGCGGCGGCGGTGACGCACACCAGTGCTGCAGCCAGGGATCGAGCCACCCGCAGCGGACGTCCGTCCGGACGCGCTGCTTCGAGGCGGTCCGGGAAGCTCACCTCCTCACGATATCCGCGCCACTGCCGCGGACGACTCCCAGGTCCCGCCGCGGGCAGGCGCGACAGGGCCACTGGTCCCGTTACCGTGGTGGCATGAGCATCGACACCGCGTCCTACATCACGCTCGACGAGCACTGGGGAGCGCACAACTATCACCCGCTCCCCGTCGTCATCGCCGAGGCCGAAGGGGCGTGGGTCACCGACGTCGACGGTCACCGGTACCTCGATTTCCTCTCCGGGTACTCGGCCCTCAACTTCGGTCACCGGCACCCCGTGCTGGTCGAGGCGGTGCGCGAGCAGCTCGATCGGGTGACGCTGACGTCCCGGGCCTTCCACAACGACCAGTTCGGGCAGTTCTGCCGTGAGCTGGCCGAGCTGACGCAGACCGAGATGGTGCTGACGATGAACACCGGCGCCGAGGCGGTCGAGTCGGCCATCAAGGTCGCCCGCAAGTGGGCCTACGAGGTCAAGGGCGTGCAGTTCAACGGCGCCGAGATCATCGTCGCGGCCGGCAACTTCCACGGCCGCACCACCACGATCGTGTCCTTCTCGGACGATCCGGGCGCGCACGACAACTACGGCCCCTTCACTCCGGGCTTCGTGACGGTCCCGTACGGCGATCTCGCTGCCATCGAGGCCGCGATCACCCCCAACACCGCCGCCGTCCTGATCGAGCCCATCCAGGGCGAGGCCGGTGTCATCGTTCCCCCGTCGGGCTACCTGGCCGGCATCCGTCGTGCCTGCGACGAGAACAACGTGCTGATGATCGCCGACGAGATCCAGTCCGGCCTCGCCCGGACCGGCAAGCTCTTCGCCCTCGACCACGACGACGTCCGCGCCGATCTGTACACCTTGGGCAAGGCGCTGGGCGGCGGCATCATCCCGGTCTCGGCGGTCGTCGGGCGCGGCGACGTGCTGGGGGTGCTCAAGCCGGGACAGCACGGCTCGACCTTCGGCGGATATCCCATGGCCTGTGCCGTCGGACGAGCCGTCGTGGGCCTGTTGGCGACCGGTGAGTTCCAGGCCCGGTCGCTCGAGCTGGGGCGCTACCTGCACGGTCGCCTCGACGAGCTCGTGGGCCGCGGCATCGTGGCCGTCCGCGGGCGCGGACTGTGGGCCGGCGTCGACATCGACCCGCTGTCCAGGACCGGTCGCGAGGTGTCGATGGCGCTGCGGGACCGGGGTGTGCTGTGCAAGGAGACGCACGAGCGCACCCTGCGCATCGCTCCCCCGCTGGTCATCACCCAGGACGAGATCGACCACGCCGTCGACGCGCTGGCCGACGCCCTGCAGGCCTAGCCGTCGAGCGGGTCGTCACCGTCCGGGATGCCGCAGGTCCGCCCGGCGCGGGACGTTGTGCCCTGAACCCCAGGGGGCGCACGGGTGACGCTGAAGTCTCCAGCGTCCATCGCGAATCGGGGTTGTCATGTCAGCATTTGGTGTCGACGGGTGGGAGCTGGTCTGGTCGATCTTCTGGGTCCTGGCGTTCTTCGTGTACATCTTCGCGCTGTTCGCGATCATCAATGACCTGTTCGACGACCACGGGCTCAGCGGATGGTGGAAGGCCCTGTGGGTCGTGGCCCTCCTGGTGTTCCCGTTCCTGACGATCCTGGTGTACCTGATCGCCCGCGGAAAAGGCATGCAGGAGCGCTCCCAGCGCCGCGCCGCCGCTGCCCAGAAGGCCACCGACGACTACATCCGCCAGACGGCCGGCCGCCCGTCCCCGGCCGACGAGATCGCCAAGGCCAAGGCATTGCTGGACGACGGGACGATCACGCAGGACGAGTACGAGTCGATGAAGGCCCGTGCACTCACCTGACCCGCCGGCCGCGGCACTCCTGCCATCCGCGGCACCGACGAAAGGCCCACCACCATGACCGACCGCAACTGCTCACTGCTCGTGGCCGCGTACGACGACGAGTCGACGGCCCGCGAGGACTTCGCCGCCATGAAGACCGTCGACGACCTGGACGTCGTCGCGGCCGTCGTGCTGTCCCGTGACGCCGAGGGAAAGGTCCACGCCAAGGAGCACGGCGGCAAGCTCGTGCGATACGGGACCGCGGTGGGCGCCGTCGGCGGTGTCGTCGTCGGCCTGTTCGCGCCGTCGCTGCTGGCCTCGGGCGTGGTCGGGGCCGTCATCGGGGCCGGCGCCGGAGAGATCCTCCAGCGTCACGAGGAGCGGCAGATCGGCGTCGACGCGCAGGAGTGGCTGCCCAACGGTGCCTCGGCGATTGTGGCCGTCATCGACGACCTCTATCTCGACCGGGTCGACAAGGCCGTCGAGCACGCCGCCAGGAACATCACCAAGGCGATCGGGAAGGGCGACTACGACGCGGTCGTCAAGGCCGTCAACAAGGGCGAGGATCAGATCATCGAGGCCATCGCGACCTGACGCGCTCAGCCGAAGAACGTGCCCAGCCGGGGGCGTGCCGGTGACGGCTGCGAGTCCTGGTCGGTGAAGGCCGTCTTCGCCGCGAAGCCCTGCACGACCTCGCGGTACGGCAGCACCCGGTACGGCAGCGGCGAGCTCGCAGCCCGGCGGGCGAGGGTCTCCCACGGCAGCGTCGCCTGCGATGCCACGACCAGCACGTTGCCGAACCGGCGCCCCTTCAAGGTCGCCGGCTCGGCGCTGATCATGACCTCGGCGAAGGCGTCCAGCACTCCCCGCACGGCGCGGCGCAGATACGGGAACGGGGCGTGGTCGGCCAGGTTGAGCAGAACGAGCCCGTCCGGCGTCGTGACGCGGGCCAGCTCGCCGAAGAACTCCCTCGTCGTCAGCTCGGCGGGCACCTGGTCGCCGTCGAAGGCGTCTAGCACCACGACGTCGGCGAAGTCATCACGCATCGCGGCGATGCCGGTGCGCCCGTCGACCGGACGGACCTTGATGCCGCTGTGCCGCGGCAACGGCATGCGCTCGCGGACCAGGGCCGTGATCTCCTCGTCCGGCTCCAGGACGATCTGGGCCGATCGGGGCCGGGTGGCGGCGACGTAGCGGGCCAGGGTCATGCCGGCGCCGCCGATGTGCACGCAGCGCAGCGGCTCCCCCGCCGTCCCGTGACCGTCGATCACGTCGGCCATCCGCTGGATGTAGTCGAACTCGAGGCGTCGCGGATCGTCCAGGTCGACGTACGACTGCTCGGTGCCGTCGACCCGCAGCGTGAACGCCGAGGGACGATCCCGGTCGACCACGATCTCGATCCGCCGCACGTCCTCGCTCACCGGACCACTGTAGGGCGCGTCCTCGTCGGTCCGCCGGGCCGGTGAGCTGACCCACCGCTCAGGCTGTCGTCCCGGCAGCCGGAGCCCGAGGGCTGCGGCGATAGGCCGACACCGTCGGATCGCCCGTGACCCAGAACCGCCACGGGACGTCGGCCGCCTTCGACACGCCGACGCGCGGGCCGGCCGTGACCTGGACGGGGTCCGACGGCGGCTCCCCCAGGCGCACGCCCTCGCTGACCAGCAGGTCCGCGCCCAGATCGTCCAGCGTGAGACCCAGGGCGCGGGCCAGGTTGCCGGGGCCCCGCGCCAGGGCGACGTCCTTGACGCCCGGACGTCGCGACCGCGCGGTCTCCAGGCCCTCGGCCACCTCGCCGGCGCGGATCAGCACCGCCGCGGCGCGATTGGTGGGGCCGGTGACGACATTGGCGCAAAAGTGCATCCCGTAGGAGCGGTAGACGTACAGCCGCCACGGCGGCCCGTACATGATCTCGCTGCGCGCCGTGCGGGTGAATGCGTGCGACGCCGGGTCGTCCACCCCGCCGTAGGCCTCGACCTCCGTGATCCGCACCGCGACGCCGTGGCCGTGCAGCACGCGTCCGAGCAGACCGCGGGCCCGGACGGCGACCTCGCCGTCCGGGCCCGCGGGCATCAGCCGATCAGCTGACGGACTCGATGACGACATCCTTGGCCGGTGCGACGCCGTCGGGACCGTTGCCTTCCTTCTCGATGTCCTGGGCGACCTTGAGGCCGGCCGCGTCGACCGTGCCGAAGACGGTGAACTCCGGTCGCAGATCGGCTTCCGCGAGGACGATGAAGAACTGCGATCCGTTCGTGTCGGGGCCGGCATTCGCCATCGCGAGCGTCCCGGCCGGGTAGGTCTCGGAGCCGCTGAGCTCGTCGCCGAAGCTGTAGCCCGGTCCGCCCGTGCCGGTGGCCGTGGGATCGCCGCACTGCAGCACGAAGCCGGGCACCAGACGGTGGCACTTCGTGCCGTCGTAGTAGCCCTGCTCGGCCAGCGAGATGAACGAGTTGACGGTGCACGGTGCCGTGTCGGGCTTCAGTGTGGCCTTGATGGCACCGCGGTTGGTCTTGATGGTGATCTGGTCCGCGCTCTTCGGCTCGGTCGGGGGCAGCTTGGCCTTCTTGCCCGGCTCCTCGCCCTCGGTGTAGGTGCAGGTCCCGTCCGAGGCCGGTGCCTTGGACGAGGCGGCCGGCTTGTCGGCCGAGTCGTCGTCGGAGCCACCGCATGCGGTCAGCAGGGTCAACAGGGCCGTGGCCGCCGCGGCGGCAGCAAGACGAGAACGCATGCCGCCGAGCCTAGCCAACGTCCCTGTGACGTCAGGACAGCCGGTCGCGGATCTCGGCCAGCTGCTCTGCGACCCGCACCTGCGCGGTGCCGCCACGGGAGTCACGGGAGGCCAGCGATCCCTCGACCGTCAGGACCTCCCGCACACCCGGCGTCAGGGCAGGCGAGATCGCCGCGAAGTCCTCGTCGGACAGGTCCCACAGCTCGATGCCGCGCTGCTCGCACGCCTGCACGCAGGCGCCGGACAGCTCGTGCGCGACCCTGAACGGGACGCCCTGGCGGACGAGCCACTCGGCGATGTCGGTGGCCAGTGCGAAGCCTTGGGGCGCCAGCGCCTGCATGCGCTCGGTGTTGAAGGTCAGCGTCGCGATCATGCCGGTGAACGCCGGCAGGAGCACCTCGAGGGTGTCGATCGAGTCGAAGACCGGCTCCTTGTCCTCCTGCAGGTCGCGGTTGTACGCCAGCGGGAGGCCCTTGAGGGTGGCCAGCAGACCGGTCAGGTTGCCGATGAGGCGACCGGACTTGCCGCGAGCGAGCTCGGCGATGTCGGGGTTCTTCTTCTGCGGCATGATGCTGGAGCCCGTGGAGTAGCCGTCGTGCAGCGTGACGAAGTCGAACTCCTTGGTGTTCCAGATGATGATCTCCTCGGCCAGCCGGGAGACGTCGATGCCGATCTGCGCCGTCACGAAGGCGAACTCGGCCACGAAGTCACGGGCCGCGGTGCCGTCGATCGAGTTGGCCGTCGAGCCGGAGAACCCCAGCTCGGCGGCGACCTTCTCGGGGTCCAGGCCCAGCGACGAGCCGGCCAGCGCACCCGAGCCGTAGGGCGAGTCGGCGGCGACGCGGGCGTCCCAGTCGGCGAGCCGGTCGAGGTCGCGCACCAGCGGCCAGGCATGCGCCAGCAGGTGGTGCGACAGCAGGACGGGCTGGGCGTGCTGCAGGTGCGTCCGGCCGGGCATCGCGACGCCCAGGTGGGTCTCGGCCTGGGTGGCCAGCGCCTCGGCGAGCTGGGTGACCAGCGCGGCGATCCGGCGTCCGTGGTCACGCAGGTACATCTTGAACAGGGTCGCGATCTGGTCGTTGCGCGAGCGCCCCGCCCGCAGTCGTCCGCCCAGATCCGGCCCCAGGCGCTCCATCAGGCCACGCTCCAGCGCGGTGTGGACGTCCTCGTCGTCCGGCTGGGCCACGAACGCACCGGACTCGACGTCGGCGGCCAGCGCATCGATGCCGGCGATCATCGCGGTCAGGTCGTCGCGGCTCAGCAGCCCGGCTGCCTGCAGGACCCCGGCGTGGGCGCGCGAGCCGGCCAGGTCGTACGGCGCGAGCCGCCAGTCGAAGTGGGTGGAGCGTGACAGCTCGACGAGCTCGGGCGAGGGGCCCGATGCGAAGCGACCGCCCCACAGAGAATTGCCCTCGCCGTGGGTCGAGGTGGGCTCAGTGGTCACTGGTTCTCCTTGGATGCGGGACCGGCCAGGTCCGTGAAGCGGTCGACGACGGCCTGGCCGCCGTTGGGGTCTCGGGTGATCATGAGGACGGTGTCGTCGCCGGCGATGGTGCCCATGATGTCCTCCGGTGCCGCGTGGTCGATGGCCGAGGCCAGGTACTGGGCCGCGCCGGGCGGTGTGCGCAGCACGACCTGGTTGGCCGAGGCCTCGATCGTCACGAGCAGCTCGCGCACGATGCGGGCCAGCCGGTTCCTGGCAGCCGCGCCGCCGGTCGCGGGACGGGGCGTGCGGTCGCCACCCTCGGCCGGGACGGCGTAGATCAGCCCGATGCCGTCGTGGCGCACGCGCACGGCGTCCAGCTCGACGAGGTCACGCGAGACCGTCGACGGCGTCGCGTTGACCCCCCGGGCCTCCAGGAGGTCGACAAGCTCGCCCTGGGAGCGCACCGCATTGCGCGTCAGCAGCTCGATGATCAGCTGCTGCCGGGCGGTCTTGGTGTCCGCGGCGCTCATGTGCTGCTCTTCTCCAGCAGCCACACCAGCAGGGCCTTCTGGGCGTGCAGGCGGTTCTCGGCCTCGTCCCACACGACGCTCTGCGGACCGTCGAGCACCTCGGCGGAGATCTCCAGCCCGCGGTAGGCCGGCAGGCAGTGCAGCACGATGGCGTCGTGCGCGGCCAGGCCGAGGGTCTTCTCGGTGATCGAGTAGTCGCCGAACAGCGCGAGGCGGGCCTCCTTCTCGGCCTCCTGCCCCATCGAGACCCAGGTGTCGGTGATGACCACGTCGGCACCGGCCAACGCCGCGGAGGGGTCGGCCGTCACGGTGACCGAGCCGCCCGTGCCCGCGGCGATCGCAGCGGCGTCGTCGACGATCCGCGGATCGGGCTGGTATCCCTCGGGCGCACCGATGCGCACGTGCATCCCGGCGGTCGCGCCGCCCAGCAGGTAGGAGTGCCCCATGTTGTTGGCGCCGTCGCCGAGGTAGGCGACCGTCAGTCCGGCCAGGCTGCCCTTGTGCTCGATGACGGTCTGCCAGTCGGCCAGGATCTGGCACGGGTGGAAGTCGTCGCTCAGGGCGTTGACGACCGGTACGCCGGCGTGGGCGGCCATCTCCTCGAGCCCTGACTGCGCGTAGGTGCGCCAGACGATCGCACTGGTCATCCGGCCGAGCACCCGGGCGGTGTCGGCGGGCGACTCGCCGCGACCGTTCTGGGTCGCCGCGGCGTCCAGGATCAGCGGGCTGCCGCCCAGGTCGGCGATGCCGACGCCGAACGAGACCCGGGTACGGGTCGACGCCTTGTCGAAGATGACCGCGACGGTCTGCGGACCGGCCAGCGGCTTGCGGCTGTACGGATCGGCCTTGAGCTCGGCGGCGAGCGCCAGCACCTCGGCCTGCTCGGCGGGTGTCAGGTCGTCATCGCGCAGGAAGTGGCGGATCGTCATGCCGACACCTCGTCGAGCACGCCGCGCAGCACCGCCACCGCGGCGGCGGCCTCGTCCTCGCTGAGCACCAGCGGGGGTGCCAGCCGGAGCCGGTCGGGGGTCGCGTTGTTCAGGATGAGCCCGGCGGCGAGCGCAGCCTTCTGCGCCTCGGCGGCGACCGGCTGGTTCAGCACGACACCGATCAGCAGCCCCCGTCCGGTGACGTCGGCGACGAGCGGGTGCTCGGCCAGCCCGCGCCGCAGCTGGTCCCCGATCGTGACGGCGTGCTCCAGCAGCCCGTCCCGCTCGATCGTCGCGATCACGGCCAGTGCGGCCGCGGTCGAGACGGCGTTGCCGCCGAAGGTCGTGCCGTGGTTGCCGGGCTGCAGCAGCGTCGCGGCGTCGCCGAGGGCGATGCACGCGCCGATCGGCAGGCCTCCCCCGAGTCCCTTGGCCAGCGTCACCACGTCGGGCACGATGCCCGACTCGGTGTACGCGAACCAGGCCCCGGTGCGGCCCATGCCGGTCTGCACCTCGTCGATCCACAGCAGCGCGCCGTGGGCCGAGGTCACCGCGCGGGCCGCCTGCAGGTAGCCCTCGGGCGGGACGACGACGCCGGCCTCACCCTGGATCGGCTCGACCAGGACCGCGGCCACGCTGTCGTCGACCGCTGCCTCGAGGGCGGCGACATCGCCGTACGGCACCCACGTGACGTCGCC includes these proteins:
- a CDS encoding peptidylprolyl isomerase: MRSRLAAAAAATALLTLLTACGGSDDDSADKPAASSKAPASDGTCTYTEGEEPGKKAKLPPTEPKSADQITIKTNRGAIKATLKPDTAPCTVNSFISLAEQGYYDGTKCHRLVPGFVLQCGDPTATGTGGPGYSFGDELSGSETYPAGTLAMANAGPDTNGSQFFIVLAEADLRPEFTVFGTVDAAGLKVAQDIEKEGNGPDGVAPAKDVVIESVS
- a CDS encoding spermidine synthase; this translates as MSEDVRRIEIVVDRDRPSAFTLRVDGTEQSYVDLDDPRRLEFDYIQRMADVIDGHGTAGEPLRCVHIGGAGMTLARYVAATRPRSAQIVLEPDEEITALVRERMPLPRHSGIKVRPVDGRTGIAAMRDDFADVVVLDAFDGDQVPAELTTREFFGELARVTTPDGLVLLNLADHAPFPYLRRAVRGVLDAFAEVMISAEPATLKGRRFGNVLVVASQATLPWETLARRAASSPLPYRVLPYREVVQGFAAKTAFTDQDSQPSPARPRLGTFFG
- a CDS encoding YcnI family protein — encoded protein: MTRTLARLGAALTTAALVAVAAPASAHVGVSSTDAAQGGFGKVVFRVPNESDAATTTKLVVTLPADTPFAFVSTGAKPGWTVKTTTTTFDKPVKTGDFELTEAVSTITWTAEGEGTPVGQFDEFAISAGPFPDASSVGFSAQQTYSDGEVVDWDQEQTGDTEPEHPRPVLTLAAAAGDGGHGTTAHSAGGSDASADEGTELGTWLGGAALVVAAAALVVALRQNRRRA
- a CDS encoding copper resistance CopC family protein, encoding MHNVVVLRGIVLGLVVPVLLAAAGLGAAPASAHAALVSSDPADGTTLAAAPTQITLTFNQNVGKPADVAIAAPDGTQVDVTGIRAVGPDLTATVADVDQRGTYRASFRIVSSDGHPVTGTVTYDVTAGRAVTAATPTDTDQESFVHRHSSHLFWGILAAVVALGLLLAPLRRRNDPDAA
- a CDS encoding DUF1269 domain-containing protein → MTDRNCSLLVAAYDDESTAREDFAAMKTVDDLDVVAAVVLSRDAEGKVHAKEHGGKLVRYGTAVGAVGGVVVGLFAPSLLASGVVGAVIGAGAGEILQRHEERQIGVDAQEWLPNGASAIVAVIDDLYLDRVDKAVEHAARNITKAIGKGDYDAVVKAVNKGEDQIIEAIAT
- the argR gene encoding arginine repressor, with translation MSAADTKTARQQLIIELLTRNAVRSQGELVDLLEARGVNATPSTVSRDLVELDAVRVRHDGIGLIYAVPAEGGDRTPRPATGGAAARNRLARIVRELLVTIEASANQVVLRTPPGAAQYLASAIDHAAPEDIMGTIAGDDTVLMITRDPNGGQAVVDRFTDLAGPASKENQ
- the rocD gene encoding ornithine--oxo-acid transaminase, with protein sequence MSIDTASYITLDEHWGAHNYHPLPVVIAEAEGAWVTDVDGHRYLDFLSGYSALNFGHRHPVLVEAVREQLDRVTLTSRAFHNDQFGQFCRELAELTQTEMVLTMNTGAEAVESAIKVARKWAYEVKGVQFNGAEIIVAAGNFHGRTTTIVSFSDDPGAHDNYGPFTPGFVTVPYGDLAAIEAAITPNTAAVLIEPIQGEAGVIVPPSGYLAGIRRACDENNVLMIADEIQSGLARTGKLFALDHDDVRADLYTLGKALGGGIIPVSAVVGRGDVLGVLKPGQHGSTFGGYPMACAVGRAVVGLLATGEFQARSLELGRYLHGRLDELVGRGIVAVRGRGLWAGVDIDPLSRTGREVSMALRDRGVLCKETHERTLRIAPPLVITQDEIDHAVDALADALQA
- a CDS encoding DNA-3-methyladenine glycosylase — protein: MPAGPDGEVAVRARGLLGRVLHGHGVAVRITEVEAYGGVDDPASHAFTRTARSEIMYGPPWRLYVYRSYGMHFCANVVTGPTNRAAAVLIRAGEVAEGLETARSRRPGVKDVALARGPGNLARALGLTLDDLGADLLVSEGVRLGEPPSDPVQVTAGPRVGVSKAADVPWRFWVTGDPTVSAYRRSPRAPAAGTTA
- the argF gene encoding ornithine carbamoyltransferase, with the translated sequence MTIRHFLRDDDLTPAEQAEVLALAAELKADPYSRKPLAGPQTVAVIFDKASTRTRVSFGVGIADLGGSPLILDAAATQNGRGESPADTARVLGRMTSAIVWRTYAQSGLEEMAAHAGVPVVNALSDDFHPCQILADWQTVIEHKGSLAGLTVAYLGDGANNMGHSYLLGGATAGMHVRIGAPEGYQPDPRIVDDAAAIAAGTGGSVTVTADPSAALAGADVVITDTWVSMGQEAEKEARLALFGDYSITEKTLGLAAHDAIVLHCLPAYRGLEISAEVLDGPQSVVWDEAENRLHAQKALLVWLLEKSST
- a CDS encoding SHOCT domain-containing protein, which codes for MSAFGVDGWELVWSIFWVLAFFVYIFALFAIINDLFDDHGLSGWWKALWVVALLVFPFLTILVYLIARGKGMQERSQRRAAAAQKATDDYIRQTAGRPSPADEIAKAKALLDDGTITQDEYESMKARALT
- a CDS encoding acetylornithine transaminase, giving the protein MSSNQEWTERYQGAVMNTFGPPQTVLVRGEGCHVWDADGAKYLDLLAGIAVNALGHGHPAIVEAVTRQLTTLGHTSNFFATEPQIRLAEKLDELVGGDARVFFTNSGTEANEAAFKITRRTGRTRIVVAEGSFHGRTMGALALTSKAAYREPFEPLPGDVTWVPYGDVAALEAAVDDSVAAVLVEPIQGEAGVVVPPEGYLQAARAVTSAHGALLWIDEVQTGMGRTGAWFAYTESGIVPDVVTLAKGLGGGLPIGACIALGDAATLLQPGNHGTTFGGNAVSTAAALAVIATIERDGLLEHAVTIGDQLRRGLAEHPLVADVTGRGLLIGVVLNQPVAAEAQKAALAAGLILNNATPDRLRLAPPLVLSEDEAAAAVAVLRGVLDEVSA
- the argH gene encoding argininosuccinate lyase, giving the protein MTTEPTSTHGEGNSLWGGRFASGPSPELVELSRSTHFDWRLAPYDLAGSRAHAGVLQAAGLLSRDDLTAMIAGIDALAADVESGAFVAQPDDEDVHTALERGLMERLGPDLGGRLRAGRSRNDQIATLFKMYLRDHGRRIAALVTQLAEALATQAETHLGVAMPGRTHLQHAQPVLLSHHLLAHAWPLVRDLDRLADWDARVAADSPYGSGALAGSSLGLDPEKVAAELGFSGSTANSIDGTAARDFVAEFAFVTAQIGIDVSRLAEEIIIWNTKEFDFVTLHDGYSTGSSIMPQKKNPDIAELARGKSGRLIGNLTGLLATLKGLPLAYNRDLQEDKEPVFDSIDTLEVLLPAFTGMIATLTFNTERMQALAPQGFALATDIAEWLVRQGVPFRVAHELSGACVQACEQRGIELWDLSDEDFAAISPALTPGVREVLTVEGSLASRDSRGGTAQVRVAEQLAEIRDRLS